DNA from Paraburkholderia sp. PGU19:
GGGTTTCATCACTCGCGCGCGCGACAACCGGCGCGAAGGCGATAGCCGAAAAAATCACCGCAATCCACGTTGCCCGGTTCAACCCGTCACAACGAGGACGCCTTGGCCGTGTCGAACGATTCGTCGGGCAACTGCCGAGTCCCGTCCGCACGGTGGCAATCCCGTGCACGCGATGGACATCGCTGCCTGATTCCGGATTCTCACGGGCGAACGAAATGAACATGGCATCCACTACCCGAAACAGGCATCGCGACCGATGCGAAAAGCGAATCCATTGGCTGGATTGTTTCAGTCAAGATGGTTGCGTGAACTCATGTGGGATCGAAGGCAGCGCGCAATAAGATTGCTTTTCTTCTCTCGACGACTCTAATTGAATGCCGCTCTCGCGCCAACTTCTCGATGGAGTACTTTTCGCACACCGTCGTTTTTCTGACTTGCAGTATTCGATCACACTGCATCTAACTGTACCGATCGTGCGTCGAGTACTAATCTAGTGATAGATCAACCATCGGATCGTAGTGCAGCATCGCGTCAATCTATCAATCAGCGAATTCCTCCGCCTGCTCATGCGGCCTTGTGCGATCGACGCCCTGGAACATTTCGCTGCCTGACAAAGAAACAGGGTGACCATGTCGATAAGGATTGCACGACTGTTGAGCACCAGCCTCGTCGTCCTGTTGGCGGGCTGCCCATCGAAACAACAGGATCAGCAGGCTCAGACCCAGCCCGCTTCGGCGCCGGCTTCCGCGCCCGCTCCTTTGCCCGCTTCTGCTCCAGCCGCGGCCTCGGTCGCGGCCCCAGCGTCAGTACCGCTCCCGGCGTCGGCGCCCGAGCCTCAGGCCCAGCAATTCCCGCCGGAAGAAATCGAAGCGTTAGTCGCACCGATCGCGCTCTATCCCGACTCGCTGCTATCGCAAATCCTGATGGCATCGACGTATCCACTCGAGATCGTGCACGCTGCCCGCTGGGTGAAAACGCACAAGAACCTGAAGGGCGATGCTGCCGTGAAAGCAGTGGAAGACCAGCCCTGGGACGTCAGCGTGAAGTCGCTGGTGGCTTTTCCGCAGGTTCTTGAGCCGATGAATGACAAGCTCGACTGGACCCAGAGGCTTGGCGATGCGTTCCTCGCCAATGAAAAGGACGTGCTCGACGCTGTGCAGCGGTTGAGGATGCGTGCGCAAAAGGCCGGACATCTGGCGTCCAACGAGCAACAGAAAGTCATTGTCGAAGCACCTGCCCCGAGTGCGGGCGGCCAGGCCGCGCCGGCGCAGCAAACCATCGTGCGCATCGAGCCGTCGAACCCTCAGGTCGTCTACGTGCCCTCCTACAACCCGACCGTCGTCTACGGCGGCTGGAGCGCACCCGCCTACCCACCCACCTACTGGCCGCCGTATCCCGCCTATTACCCCGGCGCCGCGCTTGCGACCGGGTTCGCGTGGGGGCTTGGCATCGCTGCAGCAGGCGCACTCTTCAGCAACTGCAACTGGGGCGGCGGCGACGTCAACATCAACGTGAACAAGGCCGCCAACATCGACCGCAACTTCAACCGTACCAACGTGGAGGGCGGCAAATGGAAGCATGATGCGGGACATCGTCAGGGCGTCGCGTATCGTGACAATGCCACTCGCAACAAGTACGCAAACGGTGTACAGGGCGCCGACGGGCGACGCGACTATCGAGGCCGCACCGGCGGTGCCACAGAGCGTGCGGGGGTCGCCAATCGGGCGGAAGCCGGAAATCGCACGGGGCGTCAGAACAATGTAAGTACCGCCGACCGCACTGGCCGAAGCGCGGGTGCCGCCAGCAATCGGTCCGACAAGTCGGCTCGAGGTGCCACAGCCGGCAACCGGGCACAGACATCCAACCGGACGGCTGGCGCCAGCAATCGCGCAGAGTCGTCCAACCGCAACGCCGCAGCCGGCAATCGCGCACAGACGTCCAATCGAAGCGCGGCCGCGAGTAATCGCGCGCAAACGCCCACCCGCGTGGGCTCGTCAAACGCACAAGCCGGCTACGGAGGCGCGGGCGGCGGCCGCGACTCGGCATTCCAGGGCGTCGGCGGGGGCGCGGGGGCGACGCAGCGGGACTTCAATCGCGGGCAAGCGAGCGCGCAGTCTTCGAACTTCAACCGTGGGGGCGGCGCAGCCCGTGGTGGCGGTGGCGGCGGAGGAGGCGCACGCGGCGGCCGGCGCTAGTTCGTATCGTGACGAACCCTTCCAGCAGCGCCTCAACGCAACAAGCGGGTCATAGCGAGCACGTACAAAGCTGACACCGCAAGCTGCGCCAGCGTAATGGGCAACCCGTACCGAAGAAATGTGCCGAACGTGACGGGCCTTCCTTGACGCGCGCAAATGCCAGCCGCAACGATGTTGGCCGCTGCGCCGACGAGCGTCGCATTGCCACCGAGGGTCGCGCCGAACATCATGCCGATGAATACCGGCACGGAAACGGCGGGCCAGTGTGAAAAGCCCGCCGAAAGCGCGGTTTCAGGCACGACCTCGGCCATCACGAGATAACCCTTGACCATCACGATCGACGCGGCCGCGACGGGTACATTGGCAAGCAGGCTCGACAGCAGCCCGATGCCAGCAAGCAGCGTCAGCGCAACGAGCGTCAACTGCCCACCAAAAATCTGATAGAGCTTGAGCGCCAGGATCTGGAGCAGTCCTGTCTTCGCCATGGCTTGTACCAGACAGAAGATGCTCGCAAGAAAGACCAGGGTTTTCCAGTCCACGTCGCGCAGCACGTTATCGGTCGGTTCGACTTTGGCGGCAAAGCCCACCAGTAATGCCAGGGCGCTTGCGATCAGCGCGACGGCAGGCGGCACGATGCGCGACGGCAAATTTTCGCCGAAGACGAATAACACAATCATGAAAAGGAGTACGGCGCCAGCGAGCGTCGCATACACCGGCCGCTCAATCCGTCTCGCCGGGCCGCGCGGCGGCAAGGCGCGCTTCAGGTCCCACAGGTCCCGCATCAGAACAGGCAGAAGCGGCACGATGACGAGCACCGCGATCAGCCCTCCGAGCGACACACGGCGCAGGTATTCTCCAAAGGTCATTCCGATCGCGCTTCCTACGAGGAAGGTGGCTGGATCGCCCACTATCGTAAGCAATCCGGCCGAGTTGCTGATGATCGCTGTCAGCACCATAGGCCTGACGTAGTCAGCGTCGAGCGCGATACAGACGCGCACGATAATTGGCGCAAGAAGAATGACGGTCGTGGCGTTGGGTAACACAGCGCAGATTGGCGCGACGAGCGCAATCAGCATCAGCAGAAAGCGTGTTCCGCTTCCGCCTGTCGCGCGGAGATAGGCGTCTCCGATGATGTCGAACAGGCCCGTGGTTGCGAGGACCCGTGCCACGACCATGCCGCCGAACAGCAGGCCAAGCGGCCCGGCAGCCGTGCGGGTTGCGTCCACGAGGTCCCGATCGTCCAGTATGCCGAGCGCGATCAGGATGCATGCACCCGTCAGTGCCGCGACAGCCATGTCGATCACGTTGAATGCGATCAATAGAATGACGGCCGCGAATACGGCAACCGTGATATAGATCTGCACCTGGCTCATGTCACCGTCCAGATCTTTTAACGGAAAGGCGGCGCGTACATCAAGCCGCCTTGCGTCCACAGCCGGTTCAGGCCGCGGTCCAGTTTCAGCGATGTACGCGGTCCGAGGTTCCGCTCGAACATTTCCCCGTAGTTGCCGACACTTTGTACGGCGCGAGCCCGCCAGCCTCTTTCGACGCCCAGACTGCGATCGCTTTCGTCGTCATCGGCAAGCGCGCGCCTGACTGCCGCTTCGCTCAGCCTTGATTGCAGGTTATCGCGCGTGACACCCAGCTCTTCGGCCGCCACCAGCGCGAAGAGCACCCAGCGTACGAACGTCAGCCAGCTTTGGTCTCCACCGCGAACGGCCGGGCTGAGCGGTTCTTTGGCGATCCGCTCCGGCAGGATCTGCACGGATTGCGGCCCATCGGGTGCCTCCAGGCGCACTGCGGCGAGCTGTGCCGAATCGGCCGCATAAGCGCTGCAACGCCCTGCGAAAAAGGCCCGGCGCGCTTCGATGGCGGAGTCGATCTCCAATACCGTGATCTCCAGCCGGTTGTCAGCGGAGTAGTCGCGCAAATGCATCTGCGTGGAAGTCCCTTTTTCGACGCACACGGTTGCCCCTTTCAACTCGGCGGCCGTCTGCACGCCGCCCGGACGGCGCACGAGAAACCCCTGCGTATCGTAAAAGAGAACACCCGCGAACTGGACCTTGAGTGCCGCTTCGCGGCGCAGCGTCCACGTGGTGTTGCGGGCGAGAAGATCGATCATGCCTTCCGCGAGTGCCGGGAAGCGCGCAGAAGCTCTGAGCGGCACATAAGCTACTTTGGACGGATCGCCCAACGCCGCGGCGGCCACCGCGCGACAGAAGTCCACATCGATTCCGCTCCAGAGCCCCGATCGGTCCTTGATGGAAAACCCCTGGACGCCCTCGCTGACACCGCATCTCACCACGCCGCGTGCTCGAACCTGCGCGAGCGTGTCACCGTCGGCCGCGCACGCATTGATTGAAACCGCGAAAAGCACAAGGCAGATCGCCAGGACTGCCGCGCCGCATTGTGCGAGACGTACCATGGTCAACTCCCGGACCGACGTCGGCTGTGATCGACGGCTGCCGTCGAAGGTCATCATCGACGCCAGCCGTTGGTATTCGCCCTCCGCAAACGACACGCAGCGCGCCTTTTAATGCCACTTATCGATCTGGGAAAGGCGGATTGCGGTACAAGCCTGGAAACGTGCGGTTACCTGGGTTCACGAGCCGCGAGCCGTTGCGCTCCGCTCCTGATTGAATGCGATGAAGAACGAATCGATCACAATGCAGAGATGTAAAAGCACTCTAGCAGCCGTCATCAATCATCGCCACCCGACTTACCCTGCGCCGCAAGCACTGACTATTTGCATCGCAAGAACCGATAGATGTTCTAACATCATATAGAGAAGACGCCGCAATATCCCGCAAGCCATTCTGCAATCTGCCATCAGTCGTAACAGGACCGATTCGTCGAGGTTCCTGTCATCCAGTCTGAAGGAGCGGCCATGTCCTTGTGGAACCTACGACGAGCCAAAGCCACATGTCTTTGGCTGCTTGTCGTGCTGACGCTCGGCGCGGGCCCGGCGCGCGCCCAAAACGCCCAGGACGCCCAGAATGCGCAGCCTGCGCCAGCCGAATCATTCAAGCCGGAAGAAATCGAGGCGCTGGTCGCGCCGATCGCGCTGTATCCCGACTCCGTGCTGTCGCAGGTATTGATGGCGTCGACCTATCCGCTGGAGATCGTGCACGCGGCACGCTGGGTCAAGGCCAATCCCAACGTCAAGGGTGACGCCGCCGTAAAGGCCGTCGAAAATGAGCCGTGGGATGTCAGCGTGAAATCGCTCGTTGCATTCCCGCAAATTCTCGAGCCGATGAATGACAAGCTCGACTGGACCCAGAAACTCGGCGACGCGTTCCTCGCCCAGCAAAAGGAGGTCTTCGCCGCCGTGCAGCGACTGCGCGCCCGCGCGAAAGACTCGGGCAATCTCAAGTCGAACGAACAGCAGAACGTGGTCGTCGAGCCGGCACCTGCGGGTGGGCAAACCATCGTGAAGATCGAGCCCGCGAATCCGCAAGTGATCTATGTGCCCGCGTACAACCCGACCGTCGTCTATGGCGCCTGGAGTTATCCCGCCTATCCGCCGACCTACTGGCCGCCCTACCCGGCCTACTATCCGGGCGGGGCCCTGATGACGGGATTCGCGTGGGGAATCGGGCTCGCTGCGGCGGGTGCGATCTTCAGCAACTGCAACTGGGGCGGCGGCGACGTCAACATCAACGTCAACAAGGCCGCGAATATCGATCGCAACTTCGACCGCACCAAGGTGCAGGGTGGACGCTGGCAACACGACGGCAGCCATCGCCAGGGCGTGGCCTACCGCGACAATGCAACCCGCGAAAAATATTCGCGCAATGTCGGCGGCGCCGAGGGACGCAATGATTTTCGCGGGCGTGACACGGGCGCGGGTGGACGCGCCAATACAGCCGACCGGGGTAACGCAGGCAATCGCGCATCTGTTGCGGACCGGTCGAATATGGGCGATCGGGGTGGAGATCGGGCGGGTGGCGCGGGTGTCGCTGACAGATCGGCCGGAGGCAATTTCGGCGGCGGATCGAATCGCGCGGGCACCAGCGACTTTTCACGCGCCAGCGATCGCGCGGGCGGTGGCGGCGTCAGCGGCGGGCGCGACAACGCATTTCAGGGCGTAGGCGCGGGCGGCGCCACGCAACGCAGCCATGACCGGGGACGCTCCAGCATGCAGGGCTCGGGCTTCAACCGACCGAGCGGCGGCGGCGGCATGCGTGGGGGCGGCGCGCGCGGCGGAAGACGTTAGGGAGATACGAAAATGACATCCACCTCAAGATTTCGTTCGGAACGGCTTGCGGGCATCTTGCGCACCTTTGCCGTTGGATGCGCACTGTGTTTCGGCGCATTGTCTGCGGCGCATGCGGAGAAGGACTTCAGCACGCCCGATGCCGCGATGAATGCATTCGGCGAAGCCGTCACCAACAATGACGAGGCAACGCTGAAATCCATCTTCGGAAGCGACTTTCGCACTCTGATTCCGCCCGTCGGCGCCGACCTCCGCAGCCGCTTCCTCGACGAATGGGGGAAGGCGCATCAGGTCGAGCAGACAGGCGACGGCCATGCCCGTATTGCCGTCGGCAACGACGGATGGACCTTTCCCATTCCACTCGCGAAGAGCGCTAAAGGGTGGCACTTCGATATGCAGGCGGGCGTCGAGGAAATGCGTTTGCGTCGCATCGGCCGAAACGAACTCGCTGTCATTCAGACGATGCTCGCGATCTACGACGCGCAGCGCGAATATGCCCTCACCGATCACGATGGCGTCGGCCTGCTCAGGTACGCGTCGAAACTGTCGAGTTCACCGGGAAAGCACGACGGCCTGTACTGGCCGACAGAACCCGGCGCGCCTCCTAGCCCGCTCGGCCCGGCTTTCATGCAGGCGACCACTCGCAATGCCGCGGACGCCGGATATCACGGCTACCACTACAAGCTGCTGACGTCGCAAGGTCCGCATGCGCCGGGTGGTGCCTACGACTATGTCGCGCACGGCAAGCTGTTCGGTGGCTTCGCCGTGCTCGCGTGGCCCGTGCGCTACGGGGACACGGGCATCAAGAGCTTCATCGTCAGCCATGCGGGCCAGGTCTATGAACGCGATCTCGGACCCGACAGCGCGGCGAAGGCGAAAGCCATCTCCTCGTTCGATCCCGGACCCGGCTGGGCGAAAGTACAGCCTTGAAGTCAAGACTCAGGCTATACGATTGATCCGCCGCGTCAACCCGTGACAAAAACGGACCCTCGCGGCAAACGGCCCGCGCCTTCTTTCATTCCCGACTTTCAGGGCTAACGCACGCGTAAAGCGGCTCAATGCAGGGAGGCAACATGAGACGTTCCGCCTCTTGTATCGCCTTGCTGATCGTCGCACTAGGCGCCACGACGCTGGCTGGCGCCGCGATACACCGCGACCCCGGATTTGACGCGCTGACGGTCGATCCCGCCTTCTCCGCTGCCCCGACGGATGCGCAGCAGGTCGATCTGGAAAACCTCCTTCTGAGGGCGGGCATCGATCCGGATTCGAACAAGGCTCACATCATTCGCGCGTGGGTCGAGAAGATCCGGCACGACCCCGACATCGCGAAGGGCACCAACGGCGACACACGGCGGCTCAATCAGATCTTTCTCGATCCGGCCGCGCGTGAAACTTACATGTCGAACGGGCTGGCCCATCTCACGCCTTCGGATCGGCTCAAGTATGTGACACTGCTGACCCGATTCCTCGACGAGCTGGTTCCCGTCAACTGCTTCGGTCTGTCCGACATGCGCGCGGTGATGAATCGCATCTCGTTGCGTGAGATGACGGATTCCGACGTCGACCTGTACTTCTCGATGCTGTTCAAGGTGCTCGTCATCGAGGCGTCAAATGCGCCCGTTGCAACGGGAACGCCGCAACAGTATGCGGCCGCCGAGCAGCAACTCTCGCGCTCGCTCATCGCGGAACTGCACGGCGACGAGATGAACATGGAGCGATATGCGTTCTACGCGTCCAATCCGTCGAAGGCAACGGCATCGGATGTTTGCTGGATGACGAGAGTGACCTTGCACGCGATCATCGCGATGCCCGATCCCGACAGGGATTTCATCCTGCTTCGGACCATGACGCCACGCGGTGGGCAAGACACATCGTCCGAAGGAGAATTGAGCGTGCCGCGCACTGCCGATCCTTCGCCCGCCTCGTCGAATCCCGCCGGTGCCGGCGCACCGTAGCATGTCGCCGGCAACGCCGCATTCAAAGCAGCCGTTTGTGCAAGCGCGCGCCTCTCACTGTGCTATGCAGCCGGATAGAAACCGATCCCGTGCGTACCCAGGCCGATCCGCGTACCGGCGCTGCCCTGCGTGATCGCGACGATATCCGGCAGCGCGCCGATCACGGCGTCCTTGCCGGTATTGCGCGCAAACTCGATGGCGGCCTGCACTTTGGGCCCCATCGACCCCGACGCGAAACCCAGCTTTTCGAGTTCGTCGGGATGGGCCTCGGCAATGGCCTTTTGCGTCGGCTTGCCCCAATCGACGTAAGCCGCGTTGACATCGGTTGCGATAATCAGCAGGTCCGCCTCCAGTTCTTGCGCAAGCAATGCGGAGCACAGGTCCTTGTCGATGACGGCTTCCACGCCTCGCAGTTTTCGATTTTCGTCGTAACACGTCGGGATGCCGCCACCGCCCGCGCAAATGACGACCGTGCCTCTTTCGAGCAGCCACTTCACCGGACGGATCTCGAAGATCCGCCTGGGCCGCGGGCTCGCGACCACCCGGCGATACTTGTCGCCATCCTCTGCAATACTCCACCCTTTCTCCCGCGCAAGCCTTTGTGCTTCTTCCTTCGAATACACCGGTCCGATTGGCTTGGTCGGATGCTCGAACGCCGGGTCCGCAAGATCCACTTCGACCTGAGTCAGGATCGTCGCAAACGGGACTTCGAACGGTAGAAGGTTCCCCAATTCCTGTTCGATCATGTAGCCGATCATGCCTTCCGTTTGCGCACCGAGCACATCGAGCGGGTACGGCGCGACTTCCGTGTAGGCGGCGCTTTGCAACGCCAGCAACCCCACCTGCGGACCATTGCCATGCGCGATGACGAGCTCGTTGCCCGCCGCGACCCTGGCGATCTGCGCGGCAGCAACCCTGACGTTCTCGCGTTGCTGGCTGTCCGTCATGGGCTGACCGCGCTGCAACAGCGCGTTGCCACCTAGCGCTATGACAAGGCGCATGATATGACCTCCTGAAAACGCGTCGCCCTGCGACTACGGATGCGTCGCGGGACAACGGACATGGAGCGCGGGCCAGTCGTGTCAGATATCGGCCAGCGTCGAAACGAGGATGGCCTTGATCGTA
Protein-coding regions in this window:
- a CDS encoding SLC13 family permease is translated as MSQVQIYITVAVFAAVILLIAFNVIDMAVAALTGACILIALGILDDRDLVDATRTAAGPLGLLFGGMVVARVLATTGLFDIIGDAYLRATGGSGTRFLLMLIALVAPICAVLPNATTVILLAPIIVRVCIALDADYVRPMVLTAIISNSAGLLTIVGDPATFLVGSAIGMTFGEYLRRVSLGGLIAVLVIVPLLPVLMRDLWDLKRALPPRGPARRIERPVYATLAGAVLLFMIVLFVFGENLPSRIVPPAVALIASALALLVGFAAKVEPTDNVLRDVDWKTLVFLASIFCLVQAMAKTGLLQILALKLYQIFGGQLTLVALTLLAGIGLLSSLLANVPVAAASIVMVKGYLVMAEVVPETALSAGFSHWPAVSVPVFIGMMFGATLGGNATLVGAAANIVAAGICARQGRPVTFGTFLRYGLPITLAQLAVSALYVLAMTRLLR
- a CDS encoding DUF3300 domain-containing protein, translating into MSTSLVVLLAGCPSKQQDQQAQTQPASAPASAPAPLPASAPAAASVAAPASVPLPASAPEPQAQQFPPEEIEALVAPIALYPDSLLSQILMASTYPLEIVHAARWVKTHKNLKGDAAVKAVEDQPWDVSVKSLVAFPQVLEPMNDKLDWTQRLGDAFLANEKDVLDAVQRLRMRAQKAGHLASNEQQKVIVEAPAPSAGGQAAPAQQTIVRIEPSNPQVVYVPSYNPTVVYGGWSAPAYPPTYWPPYPAYYPGAALATGFAWGLGIAAAGALFSNCNWGGGDVNINVNKAANIDRNFNRTNVEGGKWKHDAGHRQGVAYRDNATRNKYANGVQGADGRRDYRGRTGGATERAGVANRAEAGNRTGRQNNVSTADRTGRSAGAASNRSDKSARGATAGNRAQTSNRTAGASNRAESSNRNAAAGNRAQTSNRSAAASNRAQTPTRVGSSNAQAGYGGAGGGRDSAFQGVGGGAGATQRDFNRGQASAQSSNFNRGGGAARGGGGGGGGARGGRR
- the arcC gene encoding carbamate kinase, with protein sequence MRLVIALGGNALLQRGQPMTDSQQRENVRVAAAQIARVAAGNELVIAHGNGPQVGLLALQSAAYTEVAPYPLDVLGAQTEGMIGYMIEQELGNLLPFEVPFATILTQVEVDLADPAFEHPTKPIGPVYSKEEAQRLAREKGWSIAEDGDKYRRVVASPRPRRIFEIRPVKWLLERGTVVICAGGGGIPTCYDENRKLRGVEAVIDKDLCSALLAQELEADLLIIATDVNAAYVDWGKPTQKAIAEAHPDELEKLGFASGSMGPKVQAAIEFARNTGKDAVIGALPDIVAITQGSAGTRIGLGTHGIGFYPAA
- a CDS encoding DUF2950 domain-containing protein; this encodes MTSTSRFRSERLAGILRTFAVGCALCFGALSAAHAEKDFSTPDAAMNAFGEAVTNNDEATLKSIFGSDFRTLIPPVGADLRSRFLDEWGKAHQVEQTGDGHARIAVGNDGWTFPIPLAKSAKGWHFDMQAGVEEMRLRRIGRNELAVIQTMLAIYDAQREYALTDHDGVGLLRYASKLSSSPGKHDGLYWPTEPGAPPSPLGPAFMQATTRNAADAGYHGYHYKLLTSQGPHAPGGAYDYVAHGKLFGGFAVLAWPVRYGDTGIKSFIVSHAGQVYERDLGPDSAAKAKAISSFDPGPGWAKVQP
- a CDS encoding amino acid ABC transporter substrate-binding protein, encoding MVRLAQCGAAVLAICLVLFAVSINACAADGDTLAQVRARGVVRCGVSEGVQGFSIKDRSGLWSGIDVDFCRAVAAAALGDPSKVAYVPLRASARFPALAEGMIDLLARNTTWTLRREAALKVQFAGVLFYDTQGFLVRRPGGVQTAAELKGATVCVEKGTSTQMHLRDYSADNRLEITVLEIDSAIEARRAFFAGRCSAYAADSAQLAAVRLEAPDGPQSVQILPERIAKEPLSPAVRGGDQSWLTFVRWVLFALVAAEELGVTRDNLQSRLSEAAVRRALADDDESDRSLGVERGWRARAVQSVGNYGEMFERNLGPRTSLKLDRGLNRLWTQGGLMYAPPFR
- a CDS encoding DUF3300 domain-containing protein — protein: MSLWNLRRAKATCLWLLVVLTLGAGPARAQNAQDAQNAQPAPAESFKPEEIEALVAPIALYPDSVLSQVLMASTYPLEIVHAARWVKANPNVKGDAAVKAVENEPWDVSVKSLVAFPQILEPMNDKLDWTQKLGDAFLAQQKEVFAAVQRLRARAKDSGNLKSNEQQNVVVEPAPAGGQTIVKIEPANPQVIYVPAYNPTVVYGAWSYPAYPPTYWPPYPAYYPGGALMTGFAWGIGLAAAGAIFSNCNWGGGDVNINVNKAANIDRNFDRTKVQGGRWQHDGSHRQGVAYRDNATREKYSRNVGGAEGRNDFRGRDTGAGGRANTADRGNAGNRASVADRSNMGDRGGDRAGGAGVADRSAGGNFGGGSNRAGTSDFSRASDRAGGGGVSGGRDNAFQGVGAGGATQRSHDRGRSSMQGSGFNRPSGGGGMRGGGARGGRR